Genomic DNA from Thermodesulfobacteriota bacterium:
GTGAAGATCATCAGCGCGGTCCCGTCGCTCGACACGCCGGTCTGCGACACCGAGACGCGCCGGTTCAACGAGGAGGCGGGGAAGCTTCCCGACAACGTCGTCGTCCTTACGGTCAGCCTCGACCTCCCCTTCGCCCAGAAACGGTGGTGCGCGGCCGCCGGGATCGACAAGGTCCGGACGCTTTCCGATTACCAGGACCGCTCCTTCGCCCAGGCGTACGGCGTGCTCATCAAGGAGCTGAAGCTGCTTTCCCGGTCGATCTTCGTCGTGGACGGGACCGACACGGTCCGGTACGTCCAGCACGTGAAGGAGATCACGTCGGAGCCGGACTACGCGGCGGTGCTGGAAGCGGCGAAGGGACCGTGAAGCCGGGCATCGGGCTGAAAAAGAATCTGCGCAAGGCCATGGCGGCCCAGGACCGGGACGTGTCCCGGGTCATCGGCTGGCTCGCCGCGGTCGCCGCCGCGGTCGTGATCCTGTCGACCCCCGCCGTGTATTTCGCGATCGCCTACAAGTCGCTCGACGCCGCCATGCGGGTGGAGGCGGACGTGACCGCGCGCGAGGTGGGGCGGATCGTCGGCGGGCCGGCGGGAACGCCGGAGGAGCGGTTGGCCCGCGCCCTCGAATTCCTGGAACGGCGGGTGACGGTCGGCGACGCGGAGTACTGCCGCATCGTGGGCGACGACGGGCGCACCCTCGCGGAAACGGCCTCCCGCCCGGCGCTCCCGGTGATCGTCCGGGGGAGCCTGATCCCGGGCGGGTGGGACATCGCCGGCGTCCTCCAGGTCCGGCGGTCGCTCCGTCCCCTCCTGCGGATGGCGGGCGTATTCCTCCTGCTCGGGGGGATCCTCGGCGCGGCGGTCTATTACGCGTTCCGGATCCTCCCGCTGGCGGCGCTGCGCAAGGCGCTCGGGCAGCTTGCCCGGGAGAAGGAGCGGGCCCAGACGACGCTGCGGTCGATCGCCGACGGCGTCATCGCCATCGACGCCGCGGGGAATGTGGAGCTCATGAACGAGTCCGCCGAGCAGGTGTCGGGTTGGAGCCGGGAGGAGGCGGTCGGCCGCCCCATCGGCGAGGTCTTCCGAACGCAGGACGGCGGCGCGGGGCGGGAGCCGCCGGGTCCGTTGGAGGAAGCGGCCTCCGGGGGCGGCGGCGGCAGGAAGTTTCTCCTTTGCCCGAACGGAAGCCGGCGCCTGGTCGACTACAGCGTCGCCCCGATCCCCGACGGGAGGGGGGGCAGCGCAGGGACCGTGGTCGTTTTCCGGGACGTGACGCAGAAGGTGCGGGAGGAAGAGGAGCTGCAGAAGCTGC
This window encodes:
- the tpx gene encoding thiol peroxidase, translating into MQERKGVVTFKGNPVTLLGPEIKAGDKAPDFRVVGTGLEPVSLADFRGKVKIISAVPSLDTPVCDTETRRFNEEAGKLPDNVVVLTVSLDLPFAQKRWCAAAGIDKVRTLSDYQDRSFAQAYGVLIKELKLLSRSIFVVDGTDTVRYVQHVKEITSEPDYAAVLEAAKGP